The bacterium genome has a segment encoding these proteins:
- a CDS encoding M23 family metallopeptidase yields the protein MTWDPGLVVLGGVVPVTVTSPVDLMAADAFFGGERFPLLPAGNRSWVALVGVSTKRKDPSLPVDLSLFPAKGGPPYRIRADLMIREPVPGKREVQELALPAGMVDLSERRIRQVRSDNRSLGDSLATRTRERFWRDGFVIPVEGRISTRFGTGRVLNGKPRSSHSGVDVAAGKGAPILASNSGKVLLAYDFYLSGKTVVVDHGWGICTIYGHMDQIGVREGQRVERGQAIGTVGTTGRATGPHLHFGAFIRGVKVNPLKLIEVTRDFTADRKIP from the coding sequence GTGACCTGGGACCCGGGTCTGGTGGTGTTGGGCGGCGTTGTCCCCGTCACAGTGACGTCGCCGGTCGATCTCATGGCCGCCGACGCGTTCTTCGGTGGTGAGCGCTTTCCCCTGCTGCCTGCCGGAAACAGGTCATGGGTCGCCCTTGTCGGTGTCTCTACGAAGCGTAAAGATCCCTCCCTTCCCGTTGACCTTTCCCTCTTTCCTGCCAAGGGTGGGCCTCCCTACCGGATCCGGGCCGACCTCATGATCCGCGAGCCGGTCCCCGGGAAGAGGGAGGTTCAGGAACTGGCCCTGCCAGCCGGGATGGTCGACCTTTCAGAAAGGAGGATCAGGCAGGTCCGCTCCGACAACCGTTCCCTGGGCGACAGTCTCGCCACCAGGACGCGGGAGCGGTTCTGGAGGGACGGGTTTGTCATTCCTGTGGAGGGACGCATCTCCACAAGGTTCGGAACGGGAAGGGTTCTCAACGGGAAGCCCCGCTCATCTCACAGTGGTGTGGATGTCGCCGCCGGAAAGGGCGCCCCCATTCTTGCCTCCAACAGCGGAAAGGTCCTCCTTGCCTACGATTTCTACCTTTCGGGAAAAACCGTTGTCGTGGACCACGGCTGGGGTATCTGCACCATCTACGGCCACATGGACCAGATAGGGGTGAGGGAAGGGCAGCGGGTTGAACGGGGCCAGGCCATCGGAACGGTGGGGACAACCGGCCGGGCAACGGGGCCCCATCTGCACTTCGGTGCCTTTATCCGAGGTGTGAAGGTGAATCCGTTAAAGCTCATCGAAGTGACACGGGATTTTACGGCGGATCGTAAAATCCCGTGA